GCCGGAACACTCAGCGGATCAATCCGCGCGAAGGGATGGTCGGTACCCTTGCGGCAATAAAGGTTCGCGACTTGCACCAAATCGACGTAATCGATTTTGGCCGAGTCGCGCTGAAAGTCCTCGTACAGCAATGGCAATTGCACCAGGCGCTCGGGAAACTCCCAGACCCGCAGCAACTTCTCGCCCAATAATGGATGAATCTGCTCGATCACATGGGTCAGGCTGACCGCATCCGAGAGCAGTTCATTGTGATCTTCGGCGTAAGTCAGAATCGGCAACACACCTATCTGATGCACGAGCCCGCCGAGTGCCGCCTGATCGGGCTTGAGTTGGGTGTAACGACGGCACAAGGCATAACTGACGCCGGCGATCTCCAGGCTGCTGCGCCAGACGTCGCGCATCTTCTGTTCGACTACTTCGGAGCGGGCATTGAAGATCTGCTCCATGACCAGACCGATTGCCAGGTTGCTGCTGTAGTTGATGCCCAGGCGAGTGATGGCGGTGTGCAGGTCGGTGACTTCCTGCGCGGCGCGCAGCAGTGGGCTGTTGACCACTTTGATCAGGCGCGCCGAGAGTGCAGTGTCGCGGCCGATGACTTTGCTCAGATCGCTGACGCTGATTTCCGGATCCTCGGCGGCCTTGCGAATCTGCAGGGCCACTTCCGGCAACGTTGGCAGAACCAGGTCATCGTTATCGATGGCCGCAACCAAATCCTGTTGGACCTTTTCCGCCAGTTCGCTCATTTGGACTCTCTAGGGTGTTGCAACAATGCTGCGATCAGCGCTGGATTTCGCGGTCGCGATCCAGTTCGTAAGGCAGGTCGAGCACGTGCAACGCGGGGCCTTCGGGGGCGCCCAGATGCAAATCACCGGCTTCGGCAGCTTCGGCCTGCAACACGGCCAGGAGTTCAATGTTTCCCTCGGCATTGGCCGCCAGCACCACTTCGCCGATCGAGCTGTTGTGGCTGGGCGCGAACAATTGAGTGCCGGGCTCTGGCAATTCGGCCGCGTCGAGGCGCAAGCGGTACAGGCGACGCTTGAGCTTGCCCAGGTACTGCATGCGCGCAACGATTTCCTGGCCGGTGTAGCAGCCTTTCTTGAAACTCACGCCGCCAACCGCCTGCAGATTGAGCATCTGCGGGATGAACAGCTCGCGAGTGCTCGGCATGACCTGACCGATACCGGCGCGGATCTGGCCCAGCAGCCATTGATTCAGCTCGGCCTCAGGCAGCGTCGAGGACAATTGGCTCTGGATGTTTTGCGCCTGAGCGGCTGGCACCCAGAGTTCGGCGCGCTCGGGGGAGACGCGAATTGCAATCAGGCCTTCATTGCGCACAACGCTGTCGGTTTCGGCGGGCAGGGATAGACCGAGGCTTGTCAGCGCTGCGTCGCCATGCTCCAGGCCGAAGCGCACCCAGGCGGCGCTTTCATCGGTCAGTTTCGATTTGGAGAACACTGCGTACTTTTTCAGGTCGGCCAGTTGTGGCTCGAGCAACGCGCTGGCCATCGCCATCACCACACCGTCACCTTCCAGCAGGATACGGAAGCTCGACTGCATCCGGCCTTTCTGCGTGCAGCGGGCGCCGAGGCTGGCGCGGGAGTCACTCAGGTAATTGATATTGCAGGTCAACTGGCCTTGCAGGAATTTTCCGGCGTCCGCACCGCGAACCGCGAGTACGCCTTCATGAGACAGGGTGCAGAAAAAAGCAGAATCGGCCATGGGTCATCGCAGGGTAAATAGACTGGGGCACATCATAAGGGGGCAGGGTTGAAATGGGTAGTTGATAAAGGATCAAGGGTGCCCGACCAAAGCCGACTGTGCGGCCCGCGCCGGGGCTGTATACTGCCGGGCAAATTCGAGGAGGGCTCCATGGTCGAACAAGTTGAACTGAATCGCCTCTTTTGGCACAGCCGTCGCGGGATGCTTGAGCTTGACGTGTTGCTGGTGCCGTTCGTGCATGAGGTTTATCCGCACCTCAATCAAGTGGATCGCGATCTCTACGTGCGTTTGCTGACCTGTGAGGATCAGGACATGTTCGGCTGGTTCATGGAGCGCAGCGAGTCGGAAGACCCCGAGCTGCAGCGCATGGTCCGGATGATTCTGGATCGTGTTCAGCCCAAGTAATACGTTCGAATGCCGCTGGCATGCCTCACGGCAGTTGCTGGCGGCGTATCTGTTGGCCCAGGCGTTCGCCGCGGGTTCTTTGTTTCTGTTGTCTATTCCGCTCTGGGCCAGTCTGGCTGGTGTTTCCGGCTGTCTGTTGCATGGCTTTTGGGTGATACCCCGGCAGATTCTGCTGAGTCATCCGCAAGCATTTTGCGGGTTACGGCGCGACGGCGATGGCTGGCAGATGTGGAATCAGGCCAAGGGTTGGCAGGCTGCGCAGCTGCGACCGGACAGCCTGGCGCTGCCGCTGATTGTGGTGCTGCGTTTTCGCTTGCGTGGAGAATGGCGGGTCAGATCGATCTGCGTGCCACGGGACTCGCAAGCGGCGGATCTGCACCGACGCCTGCGAGTGCGGCTCAAGTTCAGCCGGCGTAGGTGGGCGGCACCAGAATAGTGTCGAGCGCTTCGGGCAGCAGGTCCGGGTAGTCGAGGGTGTAATGCAGCCCGCGACTTTCCTTGCGTTCCATGGCTGAGCTGATCATCAACTCGGCCACCTGCGCCAGATTGCGCAGCTCAATCAGGTCACGGCTGACTTTATAGTTGCTGTAGAACTCATCGATCTCGTCCAGTAGCAGGCGCACCCGATGCTGTGCCCGTTGCAGGCGCTTGTTGGTGCGCACGATGCCAACGTAGTCCCACATGAATCGGCGCAGCTCGTCCCAGTTGTGCGCGATGATCACGTCTTCGTCCGAGTCGGTGACCTGGCTGGCGTCCCAGACGGGCAGGGCGTTTGGCGCCGCGACCTCATCAAGTTGCGCGAGAATGTCAGCTGCTGCCGAACGGGCGTAAACGAAGCATTCCAACAGCGAGTTGCTGGCCATGCGGTTGGCGCCGTGCAGACCGGTGAAGCTGGTTTCGCCGATGGCGTAGAGGCCAGGCACGTCGGTGCGACCGTGCTGATCAACCATCACACCGCCACAGGTGTAGTGCGCGGCAGGAACGACCGGGATCGGTTGTTTGGTGATGTCGATGCCGAAGCCCAGGCAGCGCTCATAAACAGTCGGGAAGTGATTTTTGACGAACGATTCGGGCTTGTGGCTGATGTCGAGATAGACGCAGTCGATGCCCAGACGCTTCATTTCATGGTCGATCGCCCGCGCGACAATGTCGCGAGGCGCCAGCTCGGCGCGTTTGTCGAAGCGGTACATGAAGCGCTCGCCATTGGGCAGCTTCAGATGCGCGCCTTCGCCACGCAGGGCTTCGGTGATCAGGAAGCTTTTGGCTTGCGGGTGATACAGGCAGGTCGGGTGGAACTGGTTGAATTCCAGATTGGCCACCCGGCAACCGGAACGCCAGGCCATGGCGATGCCGTCACCGCAGGCGCCGTCCGGGTTGCTGGTATAAAGGTAGACTTTGGCGGCTCCGCCCGAGGCGAGGATCACGAAGCGGGCGCCGTAAGTATCGACTTCGCCGGTGGCGCGGTTCAGCACGTAGGCGCCGAGGCAGCGATCGCCGTCCAGGCCCAGACGACGCTCGGTGATCAGATCGACGGCAACGCGCTGTTCCAGCAGCTCTACGTTCGCGCGCTCTTTGGCCTGGGCCAGCAAGGTCTTGA
This genomic interval from Pseudomonas koreensis contains the following:
- a CDS encoding protein YgfX; amino-acid sequence: MFSPSNTFECRWHASRQLLAAYLLAQAFAAGSLFLLSIPLWASLAGVSGCLLHGFWVIPRQILLSHPQAFCGLRRDGDGWQMWNQAKGWQAAQLRPDSLALPLIVVLRFRLRGEWRVRSICVPRDSQAADLHRRLRVRLKFSRRRWAAPE
- a CDS encoding HDOD domain-containing protein → MSELAEKVQQDLVAAIDNDDLVLPTLPEVALQIRKAAEDPEISVSDLSKVIGRDTALSARLIKVVNSPLLRAAQEVTDLHTAITRLGINYSSNLAIGLVMEQIFNARSEVVEQKMRDVWRSSLEIAGVSYALCRRYTQLKPDQAALGGLVHQIGVLPILTYAEDHNELLSDAVSLTHVIEQIHPLLGEKLLRVWEFPERLVQLPLLYEDFQRDSAKIDYVDLVQVANLYCRKGTDHPFARIDPLSVPAFRKLGIDPENKQFCADLEESRSMFY
- the ygfZ gene encoding CAF17-like 4Fe-4S cluster assembly/insertion protein YgfZ produces the protein MADSAFFCTLSHEGVLAVRGADAGKFLQGQLTCNINYLSDSRASLGARCTQKGRMQSSFRILLEGDGVVMAMASALLEPQLADLKKYAVFSKSKLTDESAAWVRFGLEHGDAALTSLGLSLPAETDSVVRNEGLIAIRVSPERAELWVPAAQAQNIQSQLSSTLPEAELNQWLLGQIRAGIGQVMPSTRELFIPQMLNLQAVGGVSFKKGCYTGQEIVARMQYLGKLKRRLYRLRLDAAELPEPGTQLFAPSHNSSIGEVVLAANAEGNIELLAVLQAEAAEAGDLHLGAPEGPALHVLDLPYELDRDREIQR
- the nadB gene encoding L-aspartate oxidase, translated to MSQQFQHDVLVIGSGAAGLTLALTLPGHLRIAVLSKGDLANGSTFWAQGGVAAVLDDTDTVESHVDDTLNAGGGLCHEDAVRFTVEHSREAIQWLIDQGVPFTRDEQSGTEDGGFEFHLTREGGHSHRRIIHAADATGAAIFKTLLAQAKERANVELLEQRVAVDLITERRLGLDGDRCLGAYVLNRATGEVDTYGARFVILASGGAAKVYLYTSNPDGACGDGIAMAWRSGCRVANLEFNQFHPTCLYHPQAKSFLITEALRGEGAHLKLPNGERFMYRFDKRAELAPRDIVARAIDHEMKRLGIDCVYLDISHKPESFVKNHFPTVYERCLGFGIDITKQPIPVVPAAHYTCGGVMVDQHGRTDVPGLYAIGETSFTGLHGANRMASNSLLECFVYARSAAADILAQLDEVAAPNALPVWDASQVTDSDEDVIIAHNWDELRRFMWDYVGIVRTNKRLQRAQHRVRLLLDEIDEFYSNYKVSRDLIELRNLAQVAELMISSAMERKESRGLHYTLDYPDLLPEALDTILVPPTYAG
- a CDS encoding succinate dehydrogenase assembly factor 2; the encoded protein is MVEQVELNRLFWHSRRGMLELDVLLVPFVHEVYPHLNQVDRDLYVRLLTCEDQDMFGWFMERSESEDPELQRMVRMILDRVQPK